gagagagagagagagagagcaacttcagctggccgtgcaataagctggggagccttactgcacccacacctcactatcacttgtcatcctcgtccatgtagctatccagtctattctTAAGCCAAGCTATCgtcgctgcactaactatgtgattgcttcgTCTATttcattccagagagagagagagagagagagagagagagagagagagagagagagagagagagagagagaggcgggccacacctgtcatggaggtgggcggaacttgagagccagccggcaaatcagcgaggagtgcggcgcggggctagaaaaccgtacctaccttcgtaaatatataaaggatgtataaaggaattgtactgtactgtagtcatgccctgcctgtgattctcccgtctcttccctgctgcaggataatgtctgagggcggcagccggggcgacgtggcaatgaggacGAACGAGAACGTCCACAGGCCGGGgatcacgccggaggagatggcggccggctacgacgagtggtccgagaactacgaggagatggtgagagagagagagagagagagagagagagagagagatgccttcagtaccaagtgcctacgcagaatcatggagtatcgctggaatgatattgcgttaaaccggcgattattccgtgaggtccgggagtaaagtgatgcggcccctggggtacgcaCCTGTAATCACCCTCTTCCCCGTctccttagatgatctggaaaggcgggtaccgtggccccgccatcacgctggaggaggcgctgcgttgggtacccccggagcggcgagccaaggccagggtgctggacgtggccgccgggacgggctgcgtgggcagcgaactccaccgggaaggcttcaggtgggtgccgcagggccgcagacagggggatgtccggtcaccatacttaaatatcctccagtccactgcctcctgcctgccagtgcctcagcctcaacacgagtccagcgccaagagatgaagatgatgtgttggaaattacagcagcttgtgtagaggcagggccgctgggtgggaactgagagcgggcaggagcggcattactatagtccatcgactctaacttaaaatggagccctgtggcttggcctggggaaacccccattgtttacagatctagcgatgacctgcgcatggcgttctgtctcactgttagtctgtacgttatctatttatggaatatatatacattcataatacgactgcgtggtgttatgaatggcttgggattagagggaaagacaacgactcagtaaaccttccatatcacttggcaacgtggctcatgcaacgttgccgcctgacggaccttggcaacaggcgccaggccgcaccattcagcgttacgccacaatggacaaatggAGTAGTTATCAAACTCGCGACCTGCTCagatattcagagagagagagagagagagagagagagagagagagagagagagagagagagagagagagagagatagccaccctctctgaggagagtaatggagtgatgtggcaccagcgcggcctcgtggggaatccttgtgtcgcgcccaaggggtcaagttaaaatcgatagactatactatgttaggaattaggccagttaaccgggggactagacaaattaactatttcccttatggaactagtctcgggccgagagttcaaaccaactatgagtatcgtctgagctcaaataagtcttggatggtacttaaattcttcggtcatcggctcccaaaccgagacagaatcaacttattcactggcTGGAGACTAAccatatttaccatgaaaggaataacaatagtgaattGTTTCCTTTCacgaaataataactaattgtccttgctgaattataattaaagagcaaggataatttaaccgatggaaaaagagcggaaagccacgccatctggcgagataAATCcaaatatcgcttcagacccacgtgtttggttttctctcactccaccactgGCCTTCACAacgtaaagaccaaggcactgcaccccacccattaactcggacacagtgtgccttctattacctgactgagggatactacacccggcaacgagacttcagtgacaacaatatcttttgaaacccgcttctcagctaagtgcccccagcagttatttgagacagatagattttactacacggatccggtaggattattatttgttcggctgtctggagttgcttgttggataccttcaccacctaatagctggtaagcacttgtttctttgggattgtctgacgggtgtgttattcactttgcgagtgacctaactgttgggtagggtaaatttactgattcccaacaacttctactactgctataacttctactactgctattactacagccactcccacaggcacatagacgctgtggacccgtcggagggcatgatgaagcagcgggagactggcatctataccaattacttcctggagtttatcggcagcggacactccaccgtacCCAAAGGTTATAGTAATttgttttttacatcaaaggacacggctcaagagcaacaagagtacaaaaaaaaaagcccgctactcgccgctcccgtaaaagataaaagtaaagagtagccaaaagggaggtcaatttcgagaggagaggtgtcttgatacactcttcttgaaataagtcaagtcatagacaggaggaaatacatacgaaggaaggttgttgcagagtttacctcttgcataagagttttggatagtataggggtgagcatgagtagaaagtcgtgtgcagcggggccgcgggagggaaggaggaatgcagttagcaagttcagaagagcagtcatcatgaagttatcgatagaaggtagaaaaagaggcaacatagcggcggaatgtaagaggtagaaggttgtcagtaagaggaggagagcttatgagaggaagagcctaagactccactctgtccaggagagctgtgtgagtggaattattgttattgttgttgttacatatgtaaagattaatatacgtatttttcttctacatctctctctctctctctctctctctctctctctctctctctctctctctctctctctcagacacatacgacctggtggtcatttcgggcggtatgggcgaaggtcacatcccactcagtggcctcgacgacctggtgcgcgtcgcaaagaacggtgagtgagtgattgagtgagtgagtgagtgagtgtttttacaacacaggagacagctcaagggcacaaagaaaggaaactaataaacacacacaaaaaagcccgctacttgctgctcctataaaaaaaagaaaaaaaaagaggtggccgaaagaggggtcagtttcgggaggagaggtgtcctgatactctcctctcccgatactctcctcttgaaagagttcaagtcgtaggcaggaggaaaaacagatgaaggatgattgttctggagtttaccagcgtgagggatgaaagagtgaagatgctggttaactcttgcataaagggtttggacagtatagggatgagcatgagtagaaagtcgtctgCAACAGGGCCTCGGGAGAgagggaagcatgcagttagcaagttcagaagagcagtcagcgtgaaaatagcgatagaaaattgaatgagaggcaacatcgcgacggaatttaagaggtagaagactatcagttggaggaggagagctgatgagacgaagagccttaaactccactctgtccagaaaaactgtgtgagtggagcccccctacacgtgagatgcatactccatacgagggtggacaaggccccagtgcatggatagcaacagtgcgggggagaagaactggaggagacgatacagaacgcccaacctcgatgaagctgatttagcgagagaggagatatgaagtttccagttcgaGATTTTGAGTTATAAATAGACCGAgagtatttagtgttgaagaaggtgacagctaaatgttgtcgaagaatagggaattggtgtttggaagattgtgtcgagttgataggtggagaaattgagtttttgaggcattgtaggacacaaggttccttctaccccaatcggaaatgatagcaaggtctgagatttagcgttctgcagcctccagtctggagtcgtgtacttcctgttgggatggccttctaataAAAGAAGTTGCATCATGCGGAGTGAagacgtcggcgtatgagtggacaggacagtttgttatggaaagatcattgatgaataacaagaagagagtgggtgataggacagagccatgtggaacacctctgttgataggtttaggggaagatcagtgaccgtctaccaccgcagagatagaacggccggaaaggaaactgagataagggaacagagagaggaatataatccaaaagagggcagtttagaaagcaaagaattgtaccagactctatggaaggctttcgatatgtctagcgcaactgagaaagtttcaccgaatcggctaagagaggatgaccaagagtcagttaagagagcaagaagatcgccagtggaccgccccttgcggaacccatactggcgatcagatagaaggttataagtggaaaggtgcttttgaatcttctggttaaggattaattcaaaagctttagatagacagggaagTAAAACTACAGGgctatagtttgagggattggaacgagcatacttccagtaggaagaaaaagtagatgttgataggtagagacgaaagagtttgaccaggcagggtgtcagcatggaagcatagtttttaaggacaataggaggcactccatcaggtacataaaccttctgagagttgagggcatagaagacatcattatgtagaatcttaataacaggcataaaggagtcagagggggtatgagtaggaggaatatgcccagaatcgtccagggtggagttcttacagaaagtttgagcaaagacttcagccttagagatagatgagacggcagtgctcccgtaagtgttatggagaggagggaaagaggaagaagtgaaagtggtggagatcttattggctaagtgccagaagtcacgggaagaattagaaaaaaagcaagtTGTTGACagtttctattgatgaaagaggttttggtaattCGGAGAAtacatttggcacgattccgggctgaaatgtaaagttcatggttagtaggagtgcgaaggctctggtgagtgcgtgtgtgagtgcgtgtgtgtgtgtgagagagagagagagagagagagagagagagagagagagagagagagagagagagagagagagagagagagagtgtgtgtgtgtgtgtgttttgcaaggTCCGCTGAGTGGGTGAAGGCGCTGGAAGCTGGACCCTCAGTTTAGATACTCGTGCGAGGACCCGTAGGTTAGCATTGTTCCTGGGCGTGCCGATCTTCCgccacgactatttcccaaggccactgagaagattcaccgggttttcccgttgaagatcgtgacagacgtgtagaaccatcactataggatcgcaacagttcatggtaatcccagcaacttttacgagaggcttttcaaacaggcgaacttaggcgccgtttaggatgggaaagagcctacatagagacttcagatttgcctggagtaaaccttgaggtggtcttcctagggtgggctagatgacgcgccccctagcgtatgtcccaatgattaactgatttcctcctctccggcactccaggaggcttcgtgatcatcgtgatgcgccatgagcacctacagaccgtgccttcctacaaggacaagctggagccttacatggaccagctggaggcggacgggaagtggaagaaggtagggagcaccgttgccagattatcgtactcagagcatcgtatttaccgttttttgacacctaactattgccaagaaacatcaggaattaactatttcaaCGATAGAtacaaatgaatctagttattgagccccaggagacatatttgaagtcgaaagttggtaaatataagaggctgagtacaactatctggcaacgttggtacaataaaacatttactctaatcaagttttctgtctggcggggctgttcactgtatgggcgcctgtcacgacacactggtataaggagatggtcaggagctggccagggggagaaggtcacgtatttgaaatgatggtcataattccttcaggtggagcggcgcaccgtcccaaactatttctgtgacaaggagggtctcgtcttcgtcttccgcatcactaagcctgagtgaggaggaagaggagggaagggaaaggagagagatgaggaggaggagttatagttgtgctgtgccaaggccgtctctatgtaacagccttggctttcgtcgcggcacccgagactgaggtgtgaattatcgtggTATCATGacgtctacgatgttatatgatagtctacgcatagggcacatttgtcagtattaatcatattattgaaattgtcgcaAAAATCTGCTTTAGGTTataaggctgaggctgcagaatccttaacctcagaccttgttatcatctccgattgggataaaaggaaccttctgtctttcaatacctcaaaaccctaatttatccacctatcatctcgacacaatcttccaaacacctatcccctattcttcaactacactcagacgtcaccttataattcttcaaaactaaatatcctcggtctgtccttaactcgaaatcttaactggaaacttcttatctcttctctcactaaatcagcttcctcgaggttgggcgttctgtatcgtctcctccagttcttctcccccgcaccgctggtatccatatacaggggccttgtccgctctcgtatggggtatgcatcgcacgtgtgaggggctccacccacacagctcttctctacctttcggccactcctctgttgtaaaaaaaaaataagatcgctgattatgtaactgtatgtgtgtgtgcatgtgtaatagcaagttgccagagcacgataacgaagacctcagactcatgtgctgcgactatagtatacgtttaggaatgcttggtctgggtcttggggtcttgatgatgtacagacatgtatatatataataaacgggtgcctacttcccctcagaatcatgttaatctttgtttgtttctcaggttaatttaagtgattactcttcctaattttaaatgtgtctgctgttcctaattttaaaagcgtctgctgtagccctacgtggcgtaatgcagaggaagttaacgtatttaatctgaaagtaaagtgaaatgatctgaaagtaaagttaagtaacagagcagtgaagtatatgtggcagtgagcatgtggaaggatgagatggaacgagagaacaaagattaacgaaaagaataaaacctctcgctcccatccctccctcctccatacttccttcctcgaacagagtcgtccgccactggaacagcctccccgcagaagtagtcagtgcggaaacgatcaaccccatttccactgacagtcactttactgcgtcgggagtgaactgaacgtatacGAGAGTAGCAGAAGTGCTTTATTCCTTTCCacaggtcacttaatgttcttagttattttcttctcttcttctattattagatatcatcatcatcatcatcatcatttcgtttaacgtccgttttcactcttcctgagcggtagGACGCTTaatgggtctcctctattctgctctgtcttctgcctgatgctcatccaatcccatcactgccaggtcttcctgtatacaccttctccacgttttcctaggtctaccaactggtttccttccttttaccctgctcttcacatgtccaaactttaggagtctcccttctgagcactgtttccagtttctctactccacatctgttagccacatctagctgcactggacaccctgtcttgccaatctctccacaactcccagcactgtatcctcccctgctcccttcacatgtccaaaccatcggagtatttcccttttgatcactgtttccaggtcctctactccacatctgttagttacATCTGAACTGGgtaccctgtcttgccaatctctccaaacttcccagcactgtatcctcccctgctctcctcacatgtccaaatcatcggagtctttcccttctgaggtggtggtggagtggttagcgtgccggccccgccttcgcagcgttgatgatgatgagggttcgaatccgccgctaaccacctgggatttttcatacaccgccgaggggcctaagactacccacatgctgtcctgaagactatccaccaacccggactctagaagaagctatgcaagtgaaatcaagagtgatctccggggggcagcatgagccaataataattgcccCACAATAAACATTAGTCTGCgtcataacgggctcgggcccaccatcaggcccctaataaaaaaagcctaccggcgctttaggtcacatgtaaaaaaggagaaaaaaaactgtttccaggtcctcttctccacatctgtaagctacatctgcaccggacaccctatcttaccattctctccacaactcccagcactgtgtcctcccctgctctctttacatgtccaaaccatcggagtctgtcccttctgagcactgtttccatgcaggtcctctactccacatctgttagctacatctgcactggatcgacacccttctattatgtgatatggaacaaagaataaagaagataattaattgctctcccgccccctccctccctccctccttccttcattcatcgaAATGAGTCATCCGcaactgtaacagccttcctgcaagagtggttagcgcatactgtgtgattttcagttaatacaagaCACATGTGTGCAATATCCATGCAATGgatcgattgattgattgatttaaattaggcgccgcaacagctagggtcatatggcgccgcattcaatgagttaaaaactaaaaaaagagttagaagatTGGCCAAAAAAGAAGTCAATTTAGGAAGGAGAGGCAtcccgatactctcctcctgaaagagctCAACTCgttagcaggaggaaatacagatgaagaaagattgtcgcagagtttgccagtgtaaggaacggaggagtagagatgctggttaTTCACCTGCCACTGGTTTGCAGTATAGGGATAACGAGTAAAACTCGTTGCAGCAGGGGCTAAAACAGTTTGCTATAGAGTTaaagcaagttcaaaagagcatataACACTTTTTAGAAGCTGCTGGGGCACCTGAAGTATGGTGATAGCTCATCTTCTCTTTGGCAGACGTATAGGATGGATGTATTGCTCCTCGGCCTTGGTTCATCTGTCAGGTCCATGGCAATCAGCTGTCTCTACGTCACCTTTTtgaaaaactcgatggtaaaacaagtgggccacatggcttcgcaggaccaattggagatagaagcgttgcattaaactacagtttGACATCAATGGgaggaaaatactcgaaaagattattagagacaaacttgtcaagtttatATAAGActataatataatctccgacacccagcatggcttcagaaacaagcgctcctgcataacgaatttattagagttcttccaaggtatatataagaactgggatgcccacaccCCCAGTGATGTTTTATACCTGGACTTTTAGAAAGCCTTCGAAATGGTACCGCACGCGCGACTCCTTAAGAGACTGCacacggcgggcattggagccaatccgatcacgtggataagagattggctcaccgacagaaaacaacgagtgctaaTCAACGGACANNNNNNNNNNNNNNNNNNNNNNNNNNNNNNNNNNNNNNNNNNNNNNNNNNNNNNNNNNNNNNNNNNNNNNNNNNNNNNNNNNNNNNNNNNNNNNNNNNNNTGGGGGAATGTATGGGGGTTTGTATGTTACACTATATTTATCGATGCATATGactggtgttttttgtatacataaacattcaaatatgttattgaaaaaaatagcttgaatatctatcacaacagttgattttcacgtattcccgaactagaaatgcgcaggtaccACGTCCATGGAAAATCCCGCTCTGTTGAttaacagatgaaatgaaacagactatcgtCTGGACGATAGGGTATGTGGTATGGGTATCTATGTAAGTCTCTGTAAATCtgagaagagacaaggagaggtatggcaGCAGTCTTGTTGAGAACGTCGAGGGCCATTTCAGTGCAAATGACCTCTGACCTGCCTACTGAGCACTGAAGAACCTctgctctcggtctctctctcaagcaagcgATATCCAAAGAGAACTGGTTGCTTCGTCAATGACAAAAATGtcatcgcctttgctgtccttcatcttccacctttagttagatagttagtgtagcttgtcacaaacaacctcgcaaggaccagcaggtctgctgttgtttgttcttactttgtgtacCTTTGTGACATGGATGAGTAGAGAGCGCTTTGgagtgagtactttgagcagctgttcACGGCAGATGCTCAAATTGAGCAGCCCCTAACCAatagtaacaacagtagtagtagtaaatgttgaTCCACCCATTGGCAAAAGCCTCTCTGAAGAAAATCGGAGGGGCTGTGGCAAGATTTGGGTCTGGAAAGGTAACTGGTGTTTGTAACATCATTATGGAACTCATCAAATCAGGAGGTGAGCCCATGCATGATCCGCGAGTTGCATGAGGTCTTGAACTACAATATTGTAATCTGGTACAATAGTACCTCCTGATTGTAACAACTACAGTGGTATTTCACTGGTCAGTGTCAAGCATTGGTGAAGTTGACGAGGCTTGAGCAGTCTGGGTTTACGCCTTGTAAGTCAATAACTGACCGTCGTGAACTGGTGGACTGTCAACGTGAGGTTCGACAAGGGACGCTTGCAGCCtaagtcgatctcaagaaggcatttgattcagtgcatcgcgaaACACTCTCCGGCAACGTTGTGGGATTCCTTCAAGGATCATTACTCTATTAACTGGTCTTTACTCTGAGTCAGAGTGTGCTGTGAAATGTGTGCTGGGGAGGGGCgtatccaacttttctttcctgAAAACACAAGCGAGCCTGGGGTGTCTCTTTCCCCTGTTGCTTTCAACACTTATATGGACTGAGTATTAGGAAGAGTTGTGGAgcaaagtcattgtggagcatctgttggtAATGCCAAGGTCACTGATCTggctttgccgatgatgcagtaacctTCATCAAGTTGCTGGAGGCTCTGGTAATGGGTCTACAGGCCCTACACGAGAAGGCAAAGCCTTTGGAAATGCAGGTCACCTTTGCCACTACTAAGATACAAATGTTTGGAAGCTCACTGGATGAAAAAGTTATGTGTGTTTATGCATGTGTAAAGAacattgatatcttggaaaatttcacatacctttgtAGCTCACTGAGCATAACACTGCAGCAATGCAAAGTGCCCATGACGTATGTCGTTAGCAAGATCAGAGGAGCTGTCAgtacgattgattgattgattgatttaaattaggcgccgcaacacccagggtcatatggcgccgcattcaatgtgtTAATAactaaaaaactaaaaaaaaaaaaactaaactaaaagggctaaaaaaggaacctaaaaaagtaaactaagagcaaagccaaacaaaacgagacgaaacaaatcacacagaaaacggtcataactcatgaagaaggccagccttctccatacagagaagtacctcatgtcccggggaaaggcatctccctcccagcatcagcgagagacggaatgatccgtcttctccccgacactgcgacaggtatcgcactctcaggtcccccaaactgggtcactcgaccagcaagtgccgcacggtcaggggaaccaagcagtcatcacaataaggctgcactccccgggacatgaggtaaccatgtgttagacgcgtatgacccgtccgaagacgggtcaaggctgtctgcgagcgacggtcacggacactttcgtatgaccaaggacgagacacagtcctggtaatctctcccattttggaagtcgcaccccgagcattccacctctccggccaactggcaagaattgccttgcgaatctctggaaacatacctgtacatgggacagcactagaaAGGgccagctctagctgctgcctcccttgcaagtccatcagctcgttcgttcccgtgtacgccaacgtgtcctggaacccaacaaaacccaacgcgatatccacTGTTGGTGAGCAAATACaaccactcgagagcagataaagctaggggattaacagagggagtaaaggagcccagcgcagaaagagcgctgcGAGAATCACTacaaatcataaaagagtccacaggaagggtaaaaataatctgtaaagagaggactattgcagacagctctgcagtaaatacagaagcaacagaagaaagactacctccccgacaggaggggaacacaacaccaaagccaactccagcatccaatttagaggcatcagtaaagacagggatggagtccgagtgttcagtgaaatgctctaaaaataaggctcgggacgcatatggtggtaaatccctcttactatctatagtgggagaacacacggatacaccgggcaactgccagtatccaaccctacgtactcgataagggcagataggaatgggagggaaagacaacggtgtcatggcagacgctacccgaaacccaaaaggtttagggagactaggtcgctcatcatatgcaggcgaacgggaatccctcAAAATTGACACaaaaggaactgattctggaaggcgttggacgcggaaccagcaacggaatagagaggactggcgtctcaaatccagaggcaggacgccagcatccacgaggaggctaggtatcggtgaagaccggaatgcaccagtagccaagcggaccccggatgtactgagtccaacacgcataggtgagcctccttggcggaggagtatacctcgcagccatattccaacttggaaaggatgagtgttctgtggaggaggagtagcgtgtccctgtctgcaccccaagaggtatgagctaaaacacgaaggagggacagggctttctgacaagccgccttaacgtaatgtaaatgaggcacccaggttaggcggctatcaaataaaagaccgaggtaacgagtcgtctctacacaggacagtcgcctattaccaagatataagtcagggtccggatgaacgcctcgaagacga
This genomic window from Eriocheir sinensis breed Jianghai 21 chromosome 23, ASM2467909v1, whole genome shotgun sequence contains:
- the LOC127002541 gene encoding uncharacterized protein LOC127002541 isoform X10, encoding MYKGIVLYCSHALPVILPSLPCCRIMSEGGSRGDVAMRTNENVHRPGITPEEMAAGYDEWSENYEEMMIWKGGYRGPAITLEEALRWVPPERRAKARVLDVAAGTGCVGSELHREGFRHIDAVDPSEGMMKQRETGIYTNDFLEFIGSGHSTVPKGGFVIIVMRHEFLQTVPSYKDKLEPYMDQLEADGKWKKVERRIVPNYFCDKEGLVFVFRITKPE
- the LOC127002541 gene encoding demethylmenaquinone methyltransferase-like isoform X2 — its product is MYKGIVLYCSHALPVILPSLPCCRIMSEGGSRGDVAMRTNENVHRPGITPEEMAAGYDEWSENYEEMMIWKGGYRGPAITLEEALRWVPPERRAKARVLDVAAGTGCVGSELHREGFRHIDAVDPSEGMMKQRETGIYTNYFLEFIGSGHSTVPKDTYDLVVISGGMGEGHIPLSGLDDLVRVAKNGGFVIIVMRHEHLQTVPSYKDKLEPYMDQLEADGKWKKVERRTVPNYFCDKEGLVFVFRITKPE
- the LOC127002541 gene encoding demethylmenaquinone methyltransferase-like isoform X6, with product MYKGIVLYCSHALPVILPSLPCCRIMSEGGSRGDVAMRTNENVHRPGITPEEMAAGYDEWSENYEEMMIWKGGYRGPAITLEEALRWVPPERRAKARVLDVAAGTGCVGSELHREGFRHIDAVDPSEGMMKQRETGIYTNYFLEFIGSGHSTVPKDTYDLVVISGGMGEGHIPLSGLDDLVRVAKNEGFVIIVMRHEYLQTVPSYKDKLEPYMDQLEADGKWKKVERRIVPNYFCDKEGLVFVFRITKPE